Proteins encoded together in one Prochlorococcus marinus str. MIT 9211 window:
- a CDS encoding hemolysin family protein produces MRLLLLAILLSLPAFFAAGELAILRLRPSRVERLIEEKQPGAHSIHRLQKRLRRTLMAAQLGITIALVALGWLANELANLWFFSTESKSRLLNLTIFLSIVLLGTLLSGLLPKALVLSNPEKSALRISPLLEGVIRAMTPILSLLETISSFLLRLIGLNMQWESLVTALSAGELETLIESGKVTGLHPDEKNILEGVFALRDTQVREVMVPRSGMVTLPRNVLFSELMSKVHLTRHARFLVIGDSLDNVLGVLDLRLLAEPISKGEMNPDTPLEKYIKPVARVAETCTLEMLLPLIRKGNPFLLVVDEHGGTEGLITAADLTGEIVGEEIDSGKKEPILRRINNSSKTWIAAGDLEIIELNRQLNIDLPENINHYTLAGFLLEKLQSVPSKGETLLDNGIIFEITSMRGPRIDLVKIMLPQKVTDKD; encoded by the coding sequence ACTACTTTCACTGCCAGCATTTTTTGCTGCAGGAGAGCTTGCAATATTACGACTTAGGCCAAGTCGAGTAGAAAGACTGATTGAGGAAAAGCAACCAGGCGCCCATTCAATTCACAGGCTGCAAAAAAGGTTACGTAGAACATTAATGGCCGCTCAACTAGGTATAACAATTGCGCTAGTTGCCTTGGGATGGTTAGCAAATGAACTAGCAAACTTATGGTTCTTTTCTACAGAATCAAAATCTCGCTTATTAAATCTCACCATCTTTCTGAGCATTGTCTTACTTGGAACATTGCTTTCTGGCCTCCTACCAAAAGCATTGGTTCTTAGCAATCCTGAAAAATCTGCTCTGCGAATCTCGCCTCTTCTAGAAGGAGTAATAAGAGCAATGACTCCTATTCTTTCTTTATTAGAAACAATCTCTTCTTTTTTACTGAGGTTAATTGGGTTGAACATGCAGTGGGAATCATTAGTTACTGCTTTATCAGCAGGAGAATTAGAAACCCTTATTGAATCAGGCAAAGTTACTGGTCTGCACCCTGATGAAAAAAATATTCTGGAAGGTGTCTTCGCGCTTAGAGATACACAAGTTCGCGAAGTTATGGTCCCTCGTTCAGGGATGGTGACCCTTCCCAGAAATGTTCTTTTCTCTGAATTAATGAGCAAAGTTCATTTAACTCGACATGCTCGTTTTTTGGTTATTGGTGATTCACTTGATAACGTTCTTGGAGTTCTAGACCTGCGCCTCTTAGCCGAGCCAATTTCGAAAGGAGAAATGAATCCTGATACACCTTTGGAAAAATATATCAAGCCTGTTGCACGAGTTGCAGAAACTTGCACATTAGAGATGTTGCTTCCCTTAATAAGAAAAGGAAACCCTTTTTTGTTAGTGGTCGATGAGCATGGAGGGACTGAAGGGCTTATAACAGCAGCAGACTTAACAGGAGAAATCGTTGGTGAAGAAATTGATTCAGGTAAAAAAGAGCCTATTCTACGAAGAATAAATAACAGTTCCAAAACGTGGATTGCTGCAGGCGATCTAGAAATTATTGAACTTAATCGACAATTGAATATCGATCTTCCTGAAAACATAAATCACTATACGCTTGCTGGCTTCTTATTAGAAAAGCTTCAAAGCGTTCCTTCCAAAGGAGAAACCCTTCTAGATAATGGAATTATTTTTGAAATTACTTCTATGAGAGGGCCAAGAATTGATCTAGTAAAAATAATGTTGCCCCAAAAAGTTACTGATAAGGATTGA
- a CDS encoding Gfo/Idh/MocA family protein, whose amino-acid sequence MTPAMTPVKVGVIGIGNMGWHHARVLSLLKDAELIGVADLDPDRGQLATEQFNCEWYENYESLLDQVEAVCIAVPTLLHHKVGLNCLEAKKHVLIEKPIAASQLEASDLIAASNKANRLLQVGHIERFNPAFKELTKVVTNEEVVVLEARRHSPHADRANDVSVVLDLMIHDLDLVLELANAPVVRLAAVGGRSGDGPMDYVNATLGFSNGVVASLTASKMSHKKIRSLTAHCKKSLVETDFLNHTLHIHRRSHEWYSADHGELLYRNDGFIEEVSTTSIEPLYAELEHFLQCVRGLETPAVDGQQASRALFLADLIEHAVDHPGEGISLEKAI is encoded by the coding sequence ATGACCCCAGCCATGACTCCTGTAAAGGTTGGGGTAATAGGAATTGGGAACATGGGCTGGCACCATGCCCGTGTTTTAAGCCTTCTTAAAGATGCAGAGCTAATTGGTGTGGCTGATTTAGATCCCGATCGAGGCCAACTTGCTACTGAGCAATTTAATTGTGAATGGTATGAAAACTACGAGAGCTTGCTAGATCAAGTAGAGGCTGTCTGCATTGCAGTTCCTACGTTGCTTCATCATAAAGTTGGTCTTAATTGTCTTGAGGCTAAAAAGCATGTTCTTATAGAAAAGCCAATTGCGGCAAGTCAATTAGAAGCTTCAGATCTCATAGCCGCATCAAATAAAGCCAATCGATTACTTCAAGTTGGTCATATAGAAAGGTTTAATCCAGCTTTTAAAGAATTAACGAAAGTAGTCACTAACGAGGAAGTTGTTGTTTTAGAAGCAAGACGTCATAGTCCTCATGCAGATAGAGCTAATGATGTTTCTGTGGTGTTAGATCTAATGATTCATGATCTTGATCTAGTACTTGAGCTTGCTAATGCCCCTGTAGTTAGGTTGGCTGCAGTTGGTGGCCGTAGCGGAGATGGTCCTATGGATTATGTAAATGCAACTCTTGGTTTTAGTAATGGTGTGGTGGCGAGTCTTACTGCAAGCAAAATGAGTCATAAAAAGATTCGTAGTCTTACCGCACATTGCAAGAAAAGTCTTGTTGAAACAGATTTCCTAAACCACACACTGCACATTCATCGTCGATCACATGAATGGTATTCGGCAGATCATGGAGAATTGCTATATAGAAATGATGGATTTATTGAAGAAGTTAGTACCACTTCAATTGAACCTTTATACGCAGAGCTTGAACATTTTCTTCAATGCGTAAGAGGCTTAGAAACTCCTGCTGTAGATGGGCAGCAAGCATCTAGAGCACTTTTTCTTGCAGATCTAATAGAACACGCTGTTGATCATCCTGGAGAGGGAATCTCATTAGAAAAAGCCATTTAG